The genomic region AACTGACTAGAATAATATTTATTGGACAAAAATACTCCCCCTAAGGTAAAACAGATTTTTATTTTTTAATCTGTCTATCCTAGAGGGAGCATATCAAAAGGTAAAACCCCCCTTTTGCCCTAGCCTCTACATCATAAATGGACAGAGTTGGTTGTGGAGATAGATTTAATTCTTTACTTTTTCAATAATAAATACATAAAATAAGGGGCACCAATGAGTGCGACCATAATTCCCGCTGGTATGCCATCAGGGTCAACTAAATTTCGTCCAATGGTGTCCGCCAACAGTAATAACCAACCACCAATCAAGATGGCAACGGGGATAAATAGCTGGTTTCTCGGTCCTACAAGCGCTTTGGCAATGTGTGGAGCCATGAGACCGATAAAGGCAATACCCCCTGTAACTGACACCGCAGAGGCGGCTAATGCTACAGCTGTTAATAATAAAACGAGACGCTCTTTTTCAAGCGATATGCCAACACCAATTGATAGTTGTTCACCTAATCCAAGGATATTTAAGCGATTAGCTTTGTATAGAGTAAAGGGAATTAAAACCAATAACCATGGAAGGATCGCTAAAATAAACGGCCAATCCGATCCCAAAATGTTCCCAGCCAACCATTTAGCAATAAAATCAACTTTAGCGCGTTCAGCTGATGAGATTAGGACTATCATGACACCAGAAAGTGCGAGCGAGAAACCGACACCAACCAATACTAATCGAACAGGCTCGAGACCGGCATTTCGATCGTAAGCAAACAGGTAAATGAAGCAAGCTGTTAATAACGCCCCTAGAAAAGCAATGAGCGGAAGGACATAAACAAATGAACCAGCTTGTATTGGAAAAAACAAAAA from Desertibacillus haloalkaliphilus harbors:
- a CDS encoding FecCD family ABC transporter permease, translating into MIHHSLLKKQRIILLLLLGLITATSIVAMGIGYSSLSYNRLIPTIFGQGTFKEEFVLFSVRLPRIIITLLAGMALALSGAILQGLTRNDLADPGIIGINAGAGVAIAVFFLFFPIQAGSFVYVLPLIAFLGALLTACFIYLFAYDRNAGLEPVRLVLVGVGFSLALSGVMIVLISSAERAKVDFIAKWLAGNILGSDWPFILAILPWLLVLIPFTLYKANRLNILGLGEQLSIGVGISLEKERLVLLLTAVALAASAVSVTGGIAFIGLMAPHIAKALVGPRNQLFIPVAILIGGWLLLLADTIGRNLVDPDGIPAGIMVALIGAPYFMYLLLKK